The Pirellulales bacterium sequence GCCCTCGTTTAGCGTCTCGGGCTTCCGCTTCCAATTTGCCGAGAGTTTCGTCTTTGGAATACTTCCTGTACCACCATGCGAAACCGGAGCGGACCAACTCTCGGCTGAGATTCTTGCCATCAGGCAAGATGATGTCAGCCAAAACACGACCGTATCGGTCTTTGCCCTTCGCCTGAACGGTCACGATCTCGCCGAACGCCAAATCGGATGTCGCCTGTTTGGCCTTATTGCCAAACGCCTGATGACTCTCGGGACAGTCGATTCCTTCCAGGCGGATTTTGATCTCTTCCCGATCCCGAAGCACTTTGATCGTGTCGCCATCCGTGATCGCCACGACTTTACCTGTGAATTCCTCGGCCACAGCCGGGACGGGTAGCAGCAAGATCAAAAGGGCAATCAGGCGAATCATGCCGTCGCCTCCGTGCAACTGACAAGCAGCAGCTCAAGCTCCATCGCCACAGCCCGCCGAAACTGATCCAGAACAATCTCTTCAGCCTGCTTGGGCGTGAGGCGCGCAGGTAGCCATTGGTCGTTGGCGAAGGTTTCGGCCAATTGCCGCAAGCCCAGGCGGTCTGGGCCTTCGGTAGTGACTTTGAATCGCATGGAAGTGCCTCCTGAGCCAATTAGCCAGATTCCGCGCCGGGCGCTGGAAATGCCGGTGGAGGAAACTTCGGTACCGGTATGACGAGCAGCAGCACGAAGAGGCCAAAAATGTGGCGGTACCAGGCGATCATCATGCTTCCATTTTTCCGGGGGGCATGGTACGTGGCGCGACCGGATTGCCGAGTATACTGGGCCAAACGACAGCTTCCAATCGCCCGTGGCGTAAGTGCCGGACCGGTCGTGCTGCCACAGGCCGTTACGGAATAATTCCGTATGGGCCGCTGGCAGCGAGACCGATCCATTCAAACGCCCCCGCCAGCCACCGGCATCTGCCGTCC is a genomic window containing:
- a CDS encoding thermonuclease family protein is translated as MIRLIALLILLLPVPAVAEEFTGKVVAITDGDTIKVLRDREEIKIRLEGIDCPESHQAFGNKAKQATSDLAFGEIVTVQAKGKDRYGRVLADIILPDGKNLSRELVRSGFAWWYRKYSKDETLGKLEAEARDAKRGLWADPNPIPPWDWRHGQRMAPATDAPPAKIEPNGVEIVALLPNPVGRDRGHEEVTLANSTAQEIRLHGWKLQDRAGNEFRLSGSIPAKGKLPITMTDPSMPLNNDGDDVFLIDANGTVRSK